Proteins encoded by one window of Companilactobacillus ginsenosidimutans:
- the acpP gene encoding acyl carrier protein, with protein MSEQEIFDKITALLADKFEVEQSSLTRGTSFTKDLDGDSIDYVEFVLELEEEFGAEIPDEDAEKIATVGDAVDYIKNNQK; from the coding sequence ATGTCTGAACAAGAAATTTTTGATAAAATTACAGCTCTTTTGGCTGATAAATTTGAAGTAGAACAAAGCTCATTAACTAGAGGAACATCATTCACTAAAGATCTTGACGGTGACTCAATTGATTATGTGGAATTTGTACTTGAACTTGAAGAAGAGTTTGGTGCAGAAATCCCTGATGAGGATGCTGAAAAAATTGCAACCGTCGGTGATGCAGTAGACTATATCAAAAATAATCAAAAATAA
- the plsX gene encoding phosphate acyltransferase PlsX, which translates to MKIAVDAMGGDNAPQVVVEGIEKARDEWSDLEFVLYGDETKIKEVLQNNKNITIVHTDEEILGTDEPVKAIRSKKNSSMVRAARSVKDGENDAMFSLGNTGALLAAGIFIIGRIKQVDRPALMPTLPVTNSPLGVNMLDVGANAEAKATYLQQWAVMGSIYAQDVKQIKEPRIGLLNNGSEADKGDTLHKEAYELLKNTEEINFIGNVESNDILAGVADVIVTDGFTGNAALKATEGTARIILHELKKALMNNGFFTKMGAAIVAPSLKGIKDTFDTSRAGGAVLLGLKSPVVKAHGAADVDTIFYTVKQIYDMLLNDTVNKANTYFEKMQSDK; encoded by the coding sequence ATGAAAATAGCTGTAGACGCAATGGGTGGAGACAATGCACCTCAGGTAGTAGTTGAGGGTATTGAAAAGGCTCGTGACGAATGGTCAGACTTAGAGTTTGTCCTTTATGGCGATGAAACTAAGATAAAAGAAGTATTACAGAACAATAAAAACATTACAATTGTTCATACAGATGAAGAAATTCTAGGAACAGATGAACCTGTTAAAGCTATTCGTTCTAAAAAGAATTCCTCAATGGTTCGTGCAGCGAGATCAGTTAAAGATGGGGAAAACGATGCTATGTTCTCACTTGGGAACACTGGAGCACTTCTTGCAGCAGGTATTTTTATTATCGGAAGAATCAAACAAGTTGATCGACCAGCATTAATGCCAACATTACCAGTAACAAATTCACCACTAGGTGTAAATATGCTTGATGTGGGTGCAAATGCTGAGGCAAAAGCAACTTATTTACAGCAGTGGGCTGTGATGGGTTCAATTTATGCTCAAGATGTAAAACAAATTAAAGAACCAAGAATTGGTCTTTTGAACAATGGTAGTGAAGCTGACAAAGGCGATACCTTACATAAAGAAGCTTATGAACTTCTAAAAAATACGGAAGAAATTAACTTTATTGGTAATGTTGAATCAAACGATATCCTTGCTGGTGTGGCTGATGTAATTGTTACAGATGGATTCACTGGAAACGCTGCACTGAAGGCCACGGAAGGAACTGCAAGAATAATTTTGCATGAGTTAAAAAAAGCCTTGATGAATAACGGATTTTTCACTAAAATGGGTGCTGCTATTGTTGCACCTTCGCTAAAAGGCATTAAAGATACGTTTGACACCTCACGTGCAGGTGGAGCTGTGTTATTAGGATTGAAATCTCCAGTTGTTAAAGCGCATGGTGCTGCAGATGTTGATACAATTTTTTACACAGTCAAGCAAATTTATGATATGTTACTAAACGATACAGTAAACAAAGCAAATACATATTTTGAAAAAATGCAAAGCGACAAATAG